The following proteins are encoded in a genomic region of Phaeodactylum tricornutum CCAP 1055/1 chromosome 1, whole genome shotgun sequence:
- a CDS encoding predicted protein, with protein sequence MTDGVPCIPPVQPPFDPVHAANATAPQIVEANRQNDKRQKLFDLYHNAIKAFRNQLLEAIPIEYIESLGHPIRGFSKVSPLEILSHLWETFGKIQASDFIANNERMKAAWHPPTPIQQQLEKGNQFIIASGQVLDERIIARIGYQIIEKTGLFDLASRNWRYKDEDDKTLANFKKHFQKANKDLALTATSSSAGYHTANQSTVTKGKLYCWTHGIVHNTKHTSATCEKQATGHKTGATLHDKQGGSTKTYQYTPPSSVAPNTPPLASSPPFFPPDAIADTGCTGHFLSTNIAHIHCQPTVPGINVVLPDGRTITSSHITELNIPSLPPAARTAHIFPGLSNGSLISIGQLCDHSCTATFTSDAVSIELNNTVVLRGGRSPCTRLWTLDSPVTPNPPATELHAPLNNKNFANHLGDHSGTLADRIAFVHASLFSPQLSTWCKAIDKGRLTTFLDITSAQVKRHPPQSVPMVKGHLDKQRSNLRSTKPKVTLSASVDPDDINFDTNSVSPENFLTDPTGRFVTTSSSDNAYMLVAYDYNSNFIHVEAMKNRTGPEILSAYKRAHAMLSSKGLRPQLQRLDNKALTALQQFMSSVDIDFQLAPPHVHRRNAAERAIRTFKNHFIAGLCSTDKNFPLHLWDCLLPQAIMTLNLLRGSRINPNLSSWVQLHGSFDYNCTPLAPPGIRVLVHEKPSIRRTWAPHAADSWYVGPAMNHYRCYRVWIKETTSKRISDTLTWFPSEVKMPRTSSRDTIVAAAHNLAHALAHPSPASPLSPLSVQEHEALSQLSDIFSKAANPVDSSLPATPATTLSPPAAPTSSPRQVHFRDPVNESLPRVPTTTAAPPQSLPRVPPPDSEA encoded by the exons ATGACCGACGGCGTTCCATGCATTCCTCCTGTGCAACCGCCTTTCGATCCAGTTCACGCTGCCAACGCCACAGCTCCTCAAATTGTCGAAGCTAACCGTCAGAACGACAAACGTCAAAAGCTTTTCGACCTTTACCACAACGCCATTAAAGCGTTTCGCAATCAACTCCTTGAAGCCATTCCCATCGAATACATCGAATCTCTCGGTCATCCTATACGAGGCTTTAGCAAAGTCTCTCCCCTAGAAATCCTCTCTCATCTCTGGGAAACTTTTGGTAAAATTCAGGCTTCGGATTTCATTGCTAACAACGAACGCATGAAAGCCGCCTGGCATCCACCAACGCCTATTCAGCAGCAGCTTGAAAAAGGTAATCAGTTTATCATTGCGTCTGGCCAAGTCTTGGACGAACGCATCATCGCTCGCATTGGCTACCagatcatcgaaaaaacCGGGCTCTTTGATCTTGCTTCTCGCAACTGGCGTTATAAAGATGAAGACGATAAaactttggcaaatttcaaaaaacatttccagaaggccAACAAGGATCTCGCCctcaccgccaccagcagcTCTGCGGGTTATCACACCGCAAATCAGAGTACTGTCACCAAGGGCAAATTGTATTGCTGGACACACGGCATTGTTCACAACACGAAGCACACTAGTGCGACATGTGAAAAACAGGCTACGGGGCACAAAACCGGCGCTACCTTGCACGACAAACAAGGCGGGTCGACCAAGACCTATCAATACACGCCACCG tcttcagttgcaccaaacacTCCTCCGTTAGCTTCCTCCCCGCCATTTTTTCCTCCCGACGCCATTGCAGACACTGGCTGTACCGGGCATTTTTTGAGCACCAACATTGCTCACATACACTGCCAACCGACAGTCCCCGGCATCAACGTGGTCCTCCCTGATGGTCGCACAATCACTTCGAGTCACATCACCGAACTCAACATTCCCTCGCTTCCTCCGGCAGCTCGTACCGCCCATATCTTTCCTGGTCTCTCGAATGGATCCCTCATTTCCATCGGCCAACTTTGTGACCACAGCTGTACCGCCACCTTCACATCCGACGCAGTCAGCATTGAGCTCAATAACACTGTTGTTCTCCGCGGCGGCCGTTCTCCTTGCACCCGCTTGTGGACCCTAGACTCCCCTGTAACGCCAAATCCGCCCGCCACTGAATTGCATGCGCCTTTGAACAACAAAAATTTTGCGAATCACCTCGGAGACCACTCAGGGACCCTTGCCGACCGCATTGCCTTTGTTCATGCATCCTTATTCTCGCCACAACTTTCGACATGGTGCAAGGCCATTGACAAAGGCCGCCTCACAACCTTTCTGGACATCACGTCTGCACAGGTAAAACGGCACCCCCCACAATCAGTCCCTATGGTCAAGGGACACCTTGACAAGCAACGGTCCAACCTGCGCTCAACCAAGCCCAAGGTCACCCTGTCTGCCTCTGTTGATCCTGATGATATCAATTTCGACACCAATTCCGTC TCACCGGAAAATTTTCTTACTGACCCTACCGGCCGTTTTGTTACCACTTCAAGCTCCGACAATGCATACATGCTAGTGGCTTATGACTACAACAGCAATTTTATTCATGTTGAAGCCATGAAAAATCGCACCGGTCCCGAGATCTTGAGCGCCTACAAGCGTGCCCACGCCATGCTGTCCTCTAAAGGTTTGCGCCCTCAACTCCAACGCTTAGACAACAAAGCCTTGACTGCGTTACAACAATTCATGTCCTCTGTTGACATTGATTTTCAATTAGCTCCCCCTCACGTGCACCGTCGgaacgccgccgaacgggcAATCCGCACGTTCAAAAACCACTTCATTGCAGGTTTGTGCAGCACAGACAAGAACTTTCCGCTTCACCTTTGGGATTGCTTACTCCCACAAGCCATCATGACTCTCAACCTTCTTCGAGGGTCTCGTATCAATCCAAATCTGTCATCTTGGGTCCAACTCCACGGCTCGTTCGACTACAATTGTACCCCTTTGGCTCCCCCGGGCATCCGCGTACTTGTACACGAAAAACCGTCAATTCGCAGAACTTGGGCCCCCCACGCAGCCGACAGTTGGTACGTTGGCCCCGCCATGAACCATTACCGATGCTATCGCGTCTGGATCAAAGAGACCACCAGCAAACGCATTTCGGACACTCTGACATGGTTTCCCAGCGAAGTAAAAATGCCCCGCACCTCGTCTCGCGACACAATTGTCGCAGCTGCTCACAATCTTGCCCATGCTCTGGCACATCCCTCTCCCGCGTCACCCTTGTCGCCTCTTTCGGTCCAAGAACACGAAGCCCTATCGCAACTGTCAgatattttttcgaaagccgctAATCCAGTTGACTCGTCCCTCCCCGCCACTCCAGCGACAACCCTAAGTCCGCCAGCTGCACCCACCTCCTCACCGCGTCAAGTCCACTTCCGAGACCCGGTCAATGaatcacttccgagggtgccaACCACCACAGCCGCCCCTCCGCagtcacttccgagggtgcctcCCCCGGACTCCGAGGCCTAG